A window of Campylobacter concisus contains these coding sequences:
- a CDS encoding 2-oxoglutarate synthase subunit alpha: MRELVSTGNALVARAAVECGCNFFGGYPITPSSEIAHELSVLLPKHGGTFIQMEDEIAGISVSLGASASGAKAMTASSGPGISLKAEQIGLGFIAEIPLVIVNVMRGGPSTGLPTRVAQGDILQAKNPTHGDVNMMVLAPSSLEECYTETVRAFNLAARFMTPVMLLLDETIGHMQARVRLPEISELEIYKRKEFSGEPKEYKPYEAAPDEPATLNPFFKGYHYHITGLHHGATGFPTEDGKIVEYSMNRLFNKINLHTDECEKFEEFMLDDAEICIIAFGSVALSVKQAILNLREKGLKVGLFKPLTLFPAPAKKLKEISNKFKKILVCELNLGQYSGEISKIILRDDFAKLLKANGRPISPSEIEAKIGEIYGF, from the coding sequence ATGAGAGAGCTGGTATCAACAGGAAATGCCCTAGTAGCCAGGGCTGCGGTCGAGTGCGGCTGTAACTTCTTTGGCGGATATCCTATCACTCCAAGTAGCGAAATCGCCCATGAACTAAGCGTGCTTTTACCAAAACATGGTGGCACATTTATACAAATGGAAGATGAGATAGCTGGGATTTCAGTTTCTCTTGGCGCAAGTGCGAGTGGCGCTAAGGCAATGACTGCTAGCTCAGGACCTGGAATTTCACTAAAGGCTGAGCAAATAGGCCTTGGCTTTATCGCTGAGATCCCGCTTGTCATCGTAAATGTCATGCGCGGCGGCCCATCAACTGGCCTACCAACCCGCGTCGCGCAAGGTGATATATTACAGGCCAAGAACCCAACTCACGGCGATGTAAATATGATGGTTTTAGCCCCTAGTAGCCTAGAGGAGTGCTACACTGAGACGGTTCGAGCGTTTAATCTTGCAGCTAGGTTTATGACGCCAGTTATGCTGCTACTTGATGAGACGATAGGTCACATGCAAGCAAGGGTGCGTTTGCCAGAGATCAGCGAGTTAGAAATTTATAAAAGAAAAGAATTTAGTGGCGAGCCAAAAGAGTATAAACCTTACGAGGCGGCACCTGATGAGCCAGCCACGCTAAATCCTTTCTTTAAAGGCTATCACTACCACATAACTGGGCTTCATCACGGCGCTACTGGCTTTCCGACTGAAGATGGCAAGATCGTTGAATACTCGATGAATAGGCTGTTTAATAAGATAAATTTACACACTGATGAGTGTGAGAAATTTGAAGAGTTTATGCTTGATGATGCTGAAATTTGCATCATCGCCTTTGGTAGCGTGGCGCTTTCGGTCAAGCAAGCGATCTTAAATTTACGTGAAAAAGGGCTAAAAGTAGGGCTATTTAAGCCGCTCACACTTTTCCCAGCTCCAGCTAAGAAGCTAAAAGAGATATCAAATAAATTTAAGAAAATTTTAGTCTGTGAGCTAAATTTAGGTCAATATAGCGGCGAAATTTCAAAGATCATCTTAAGAGATGACTTTGCAAAACTGCTAAAAGCAAACGGCAGACCGATAAGCCCAAGCGAGATTGAGGCGAAGATAGGAGAAATTTATGGCTTTTAA
- a CDS encoding 4Fe-4S dicluster domain-containing protein, with amino-acid sequence MIVKENVPVWVDESRCKACDVCVSYCPAGVLAMRLEPKAVLGKMIEVVYADSCIGCRDCELHCPDFAIYVAEKGFKFAKLTPESKERAVAVKANKFAKLGESA; translated from the coding sequence ATGATAGTAAAAGAAAACGTACCTGTTTGGGTCGATGAGAGCAGGTGTAAAGCCTGTGATGTCTGCGTGAGCTACTGCCCAGCAGGTGTGCTAGCGATGAGACTTGAGCCAAAGGCGGTGCTTGGCAAGATGATAGAGGTCGTCTATGCTGACTCATGTATAGGCTGTCGCGACTGTGAGCTTCACTGCCCTGATTTTGCCATTTATGTGGCTGAAAAAGGCTTTAAATTTGCAAAGCTAACGCCTGAGAGCAAAGAGCGAGCTGTGGCTGTAAAGGCAAATAAATTTGCAAAGCTTGGAGAGAGTGCATGA